In Caulobacter sp. X, the sequence GCCGATGTGGGTGAGCGTGGCGTTCGGACCCAGGACCAGCGCCGAAATACCCACGGGCGCCCACCAGGCCAGCAGCAGCGCCGCGCTGATCGAAAGCGACCAGCGCAGGTTTGGCCTGGCGTGCTCGGGCGTGTCCTCGCCTAGGATGGTGTCGGCGTCGGCGACTTCATGACCACTGGCCGGACCGTGACCGGAAGCCTTCAGGAAGGCCGCCACGCCCAGTCGCGCGCCCACGAAGCCAATGAGGCCGGCGGTGACGATGACGATGGGGAATGGGACCTTGAAGACAAACAGCGCCAGGAAAGCGACGGCGGCGATGGCGATCATCGCGCGGCTCTTCAGCGACCGTCGACCGACCCGCAGCACCGCCTCGACCACCACGACGAGCACCGCCGCCTTCAGGCCGAAGAACAGCGCCGCCACCGGACCGACCTGGCCGAACAGGGCGTACAGGACGCTGAGCGCCATGATCGCCAGGAAGCCGGGCGCCACGAACAGGATACCGGCGGCGAAACCGCCGATCGTCCTGTGCATCAGCCAGCCGATATAGATGGCCAGTTGCTGGGCCTCCGGACCGGGCAGCAGCATGCAATAGTTCAGCGCGTGCAGGAACCGGCGCTCGCCCAGCCAGCGTTTCTCTTCCACCAAGATGCGGTGCATCACCGCGATCTGGCCGGCAGGGCCGCCGAAGCTCAGCGCCGCTACGCGCGCCCACACCTTCAGTGCTTCGCCGAACGATATCGACTTCGAGGGGATCGGGGTCTCGATCTGACTATCCAACACACACGCTCCATTGGCCGCGCGTGACGCGCGTCCTCCAGAGCGGGTTCTTGGACGGCGGACCGTCTGTGTCCGGGCGACCCGCGAGAGCCCGGTGCGTCACCGCATACTTGGGGAATGGGTGGGAGGCAATGCGCGATCGGGCGTTCGCCCTGGCGCCTCCGCCGCTCATAGATCGGTGTCCCTCGATCCGACGACGGATGGGGCGAGCGGCACATCCAGCACGAAGCGCGCGCCGCCTTGGGGGGTGTCCATCACCGCGATCGTCCCGCCGTGCGCGCGGGCGATTTCGGCGACGATGGACAAGCCGAGGCCCGCGCCGGCGCTGGAGCCGCGTCGCTCCCGGCTGCGCCAGAAGCGCTCGAAGATGCGGTCCCGGTCCTCCAGCGGCACGCCCGGACCTTGGTCGACGACCCAGACGGCGCCGGCCGTGTCGACGCCGACGGTGACCTCCTGTCCCGGCGGGCTATGGGCGATGGCGTTCTCCACCAGATTGCGGATCGCATCGCCCAGGGCGTCGGTATTGCCTGTCACCAGCACCGGGCTGGCGGCTGGCTCGAACGCCAGGCTGCACCCGGTCTTGGCCGCCAAGGGCGCGAAGCGCTCGACGACCCGCGCCGCCACCTCGCCCAGATCGACCGTCTGGCTGACGTCGAGAGGCTGCCCATCGAGCCTGGCCACGCCCAGCAGCTGGGCGACGAGGCGGTTCATACGCTCGGCGTCGAGCCGCAAGCGCTCGATCTCGCCGGTGGTCGGCAGGTTTTCCAAGCCCGCCGTGAGAATGGCCAAGGGCGTGCGCAGTTCGTGGGCGGCGTCGGCCGTGAACTGACGCTGGGTCTCGAAGCCCTTGGCCAGACGGTCCAGGGCCTCGTTCACGGCCATGACGACCGGCTGCAGTTCCAGCGGAAGGTCCTCGATCGGGAGGCGGACGGCGATGGCGCCGGGCGTTATCGCCGCCGCCTGGGTCGAGACCGCGCGCAACGGCTTCAGGCTGGCTCGGAGGGTCCAGGCG encodes:
- the chrA gene encoding chromate efflux transporter, with protein sequence MLDSQIETPIPSKSISFGEALKVWARVAALSFGGPAGQIAVMHRILVEEKRWLGERRFLHALNYCMLLPGPEAQQLAIYIGWLMHRTIGGFAAGILFVAPGFLAIMALSVLYALFGQVGPVAALFFGLKAAVLVVVVEAVLRVGRRSLKSRAMIAIAAVAFLALFVFKVPFPIVIVTAGLIGFVGARLGVAAFLKASGHGPASGHEVADADTILGEDTPEHARPNLRWSLSISAALLLAWWAPVGISALVLGPNATLTHIGLFFSKMAMVTFGGAYAVLAYVAQEAVGTYHWLRPGEMLDGLGMAETTPGPLIIVTQFVGFMGAYRNAGSLSPLTAAILGGVLTTWVTFVPCFLWIFLGAPFIEALRGARALNGALSAISAAVVGVIMNLALWFALHVLFARMTVLDALGARLEVPDLSSLNLPSALLALAAAIAAFRFKVPMIPLVAGCSAAGVLFFLLVAHS
- a CDS encoding cell wall metabolism sensor histidine kinase WalK; the protein is MKRASWPRSLEGRLLLRLGVLLGVTLIGGLASGIGAALHAAKTLADDGMADKFVAEFMGDVGWMFPVLTLAVLVIAAWTLRASLKPLRAVSTQAAAITPGAIAVRLPIEDLPLELQPVVMAVNEALDRLAKGFETQRQFTADAAHELRTPLAILTAGLENLPTTGEIERLRLDAERMNRLVAQLLGVARLDGQPLDVSQTVDLGEVAARVVERFAPLAAKTGCSLAFEPAASPVLVTGNTDALGDAIRNLVENAIAHSPPGQEVTVGVDTAGAVWVVDQGPGVPLEDRDRIFERFWRSRERRGSSAGAGLGLSIVAEIARAHGGTIAVMDTPQGGARFVLDVPLAPSVVGSRDTDL